The proteins below are encoded in one region of Canis lupus dingo isolate Sandy chromosome 30, ASM325472v2, whole genome shotgun sequence:
- the MAP1A gene encoding microtubule-associated protein 1A isoform X2 has product MDGVAEFSEYVSETVDVPSPFDLLEPPTSGGFLKLSKPCCYIFPGGRGDSALFAVNGFNILVDGGSDRKSCFWKLVRHLDRIDSVLLTHIGADNLPGINGLLQRKVAELEEEQSQGSSSYSDWVKNLISPELGVVFFNVPDKLRLPDASRKAKRSIEEACLTLQHLNRLGIQAEPLYRVVSNTIEPLTLFHKMGVGRLDMYVLNPVKDSKEMQFLMQKWAGNSKAKTGIVLANGKEAEISVPYLTSITALVVWLPANPTEKIVRVLFPGNAPQNKILEGLEKLRHLDFLRYPVATQKDLASGAVPANLKPSKIKQRADSKESLKATAKTAVSKLAKREEVAEEGAKEARSELAKELAKTEKKVKESSEKPPEKPAKPERVRTESSEALKAEKRKLIKDKVGKKHLKEKISKLEEKKDKEKKEIKKERKELKKDEGRKEEKKDAKKEEKRKDTKPEVKKISKPDLKPFTPEVRKTLYKAKAPGRVKMDKSRVARAEKELSSEPRTPPAQKGAAPPSTVSGHRELALSSPEDLTQDFEEMKREERGLLAEQRDTGLGEKPLPPDTAEEGPPRTTGQGIPPSVPGLEQEELIMKEREVVPDIPEEQGGKDRGPDSGAETEEEKDTWEEKKPKEAEVLPDRTEAREESEPEVKEDVIEKAELEEMEELHPSDEEEEEETKAEDFYQKHMQEALKATPRGREALGGREVGLQGKAPEKETSSFLSSLATPAGATEHVSYIQDETIPGYSETEQTISDEEIHDEPEERPAPPRFPTSTYDLPGPDGPGPFEASQPTDSAVPATSSKGYGAPETELTYPPNMVAAPLAEEEHVSSATSITECDKLSSFATSVAEDQSVASLTAPQTEETGKSSLLLDTVTSIPSSRTEATQGLDYVPSAGTISPTSSLEEDKGFKSPPCEDFSVTGESEKKGEILGRGLPGEKAVEEEEEETTNVEMSEKLPSQYGAPIFGAPGHTLHPGEPVLGEAEERCLSPDDSTVKMASPPPSGPPSATHTPFHQSPVEEKSEPQDFQEAGSWEGTRCTLGVGKEDATEQIVKPGPKEVTLVEEVKIPPPRSPHAQEAPVSIVGGHTGCTIQLLPEQDKAIVFETVEAGEPTGPILGTEVLPRDLRTSLQEPGETQKGEVLQFPDQSLSPEDAESVSVLSVVSPDTGNQEATPRSACGLTEQHLHKGLWPEVSPEDTQSLSLSEESPSKETSLDISSKQLSPESLGTLQFGELSLGKEEKGPLMQAEDISHHLVPASIPEPCAATVLPPTDETTALAGITDHSPDGKLPTRPPFFHSTLLGDGKHSPGVITSPGEHILTPDSSLTKSSESLPSPAMEGIAMEWESKAPELKDRTPDQRDKAPEPKDEVLQQDKTLEQKDIFVEQKDTTIGQKDKALEEKNKAIEQQDKALEQKGRDLEQRDTVLLEQKDKALELKDEHLEQKDKVLAEEDKIPEEKDETLEQKVRDIEYKDKTPEDKVPELKGKALGQTDEVLEQKDKAHALKDKTLEQKDTDLEQKGKAQGQEDEALEKKDEALEQKYWALGQKDEALEPNIKAVEQKDKALEDKDKTQEQESPVQEDKTMKPKEKVLEEKSPEKAEAVQQKEEAVLEKTKALGLEESPAQDKVQDQEEKYWKEQGVVQEWQETSPSRGEPAGEQKEPAQTWEDTSPEQEDRYWRSREDVGLEQDTYWRDLSCERKVWFPHELDGQGARPRYTEERESTFLDEGPDDEQEVPPLEHTPQSPWVSDFKGFQEPSPQKGLEVERWLAESPVGLPPEEEDKLTRSPFEIISPPASPPEMVGQRVSPAPGQESPIAESEPMPSMRTEPATPSWLADIPPWVPKDRPLPPVPLSPAPAPPTPAPEPHTPAPFSWGTNEYDSVVAAVQEAAAELEGGPYSPLGKDYRKAEGEREEEGGAGVPGSSPQSSKVPEAIESHATKEPEQMEPEQREPTPYPDERSFQYADIYEQMMLTGLGPACPTREPPLGAAGDWPPRISAKEEAAGRNPSAEKELSSPVSPKSLQSDTPTFSYAALAGPTLPPRQEPEPGPSVEPSLTPPAVPPRVPIPLSKGPSPPLNGNILSCSPDRRTPSPKESGQGHWDDSTSDSELEKGAREQPEKEPQSPSPPHPISAGPPTLWPESEAHASPTLDSHLGPARPSLDFPASAFGFSSLQPAPPQLPSPAEPRSAPCGSLAFSGDRALALAPGPPTRVRHDEYLEVTKAPSLDSSLPQLPSPSSPGAPLLSSLPRPASPVLSEGSSSEATTPVISSVAEHFPPGLEAAERGSGELVPGMEPAAHSLWDVTPLSPAPPASLDLAPAPAPSLPGDVDDSTLPCRLECTGAPTKMPSPSQSPSADCATNGPETSPKPPGPALAKAEEEAVETCPAWERGDWPEGAERSSRPDTLLSPEQPLCPGGASGGQPRSVSPETEAGPQGCAAEPRPHPEELSPSFLNPPLSRSTDEGDLSTEEARLIGKGGRRRAGGPGTTGGPCPVADETPPTSASDSGSSQSDSDVPPETEECPSITAEAALDSDEDGDFLPVDKAGGVSGTHHPRPGHDPPPIPQPDPRPSPPRPDVCMADPEGLSSESGRVEKLREKEKAQGRVGRRAPSRAKPASPARRLDLRGKRSPTPGKGPADRASRVPPRPRSTPSQVTPAEEKDGHSPMSKGLVNGLKTGPAALGSKGGSGPPVYVDLAYIPNHCSGKTADLDFFRRVRASYYVVSGNDPVNGEPSRAVLDALLEGKAQWGENLQVTLIPTHDTEVTREWYQQTHEQQQQLNVLVLASSSTVVMQDESFPACKIEF; this is encoded by the exons ATGGATGGTGTGGCTGAGTTCTCCGAATATGTCTCTGAGACTGTGGATGTGCCATCTCCCTTTGACCTGCTAGAGCCCCCCACCTCAGGGGGCTTCCTCAAGCTCTCCAAACCTTGCTGCTACATCTTCCCTGGTGGCCGCGGAGACTCTGCCCTCTTTGCCGTCAACGGTTTCAACATCTTGGTGGATGGTGGTTCTGATCGCAAGTCCTGCTTCTGGAAGCTGGTGCGGCACCTGGACCGCATTGACTCAGTGCTGCTCACACACATCGGGGCAGACAACCTGCCAGGTATCAATGGACTCCTACAGCGCAAAGTGGCAGAATTGGAGGAGGAGCAGTCCCAGGGCTCTAGCAGCTACAGTGACTGGGTGAAGAACCTCATCTCCCCTGAGCTTGGAGTTGTTTTCTTCAACGTGCCGGATAAACTGAGGCTGCCTGATGCCTCCCGGAAAGCCAAGCGCAGCATTGAGGAGGCCTGCCTCACTCTGCAACACCTAAACCGTCTGGGCATCCAGGCTGAACCTCTATATCGTGTGGTCAGCAACACCATTGAGCCACTGACCCTCTTCCATAAGATGGGTGTGGGCCGGCTGGACATGTATGTCCTCAATCCTGTCAAGGACAGCAAGGAGATGCAGTTTCTCATGCAAAAGTGGGCAGGCAATAGTAAAGCTAAGACAGGCATTGTGCTAGCTAATGGGAAAGAGGCTGAGATCTCCGTGCCCTACCTGACCTCTATCACTGCTCTAGTGGTCTGGCTACCAGCCAACCCCACTGAGAAAATTGTACGTGTGCTTTTTCCAGGGAATGCTCCCCAGAACAAGATCTTGGAAGGCCTGGAAAAGCTTCGGCACCTGGACTTCCTGCGGTACCCTGTGGCTACACAAAAGGACTTAGCCTCTGGTGCTGTGCCTGCCAATCTCAAACCTAGCAAAATCAAACAGCGGGCTGACAGCAAGGAGAGCCTCAAGGCCACCGCCAAGACAGCTGTGAGCAAGCTGGCCAAACGGGAGGAGGTGGCCGAAGAGGGAGCCAAGGAAGCCCGCTCAGAACTGGCCAAGGAGTTagccaaaacagagaaaaaagtaaaagagtcATCTGAGAAGCCCCCAGAGAAGCCTGCCAAGCCTGAGAGGGTGAGGACAGAGTCGAGTGAGGCACTGAAGGCAGAGAAGCGAAAACTGATAAAAGACAAAGTGGGGAAGAAGCACCTGAAAGAAAAGATATCAAagttggaagagaaaaaagacaaagagaaaaaagagatcaagaaggagaggaaggagctcaagaaggatgaaggaaggaaggaggagaagaaggatgccaagaaggaagagaagaggaaagatacTAAACCTGAGGTCAAGAAAATTTCCAAGCCAGACCTGAAGCCCTTTACCCCTGAGGTGCGTAAGACCCTGTACAAAGCCAAGGCCCCTGGCAGGGTCAAAATGGACAAGAGTCGGGTTGCCCGTGCAGAGAAGGAGCTGTCCTCTGAGCCCCGGACACCCCCAGCCCAGAAGGGGGCTGCACCACCCTCAACAGTCAGTGGGCACAGGGAGCTAGCTCTGTCTTCACCAGAGGACCTCACACAGGACTTTGAGGAGATGAAGCGGGAGGAGAGGGGGTTGCTGGCTGAACAAAGGGACACAGGACTAGGGGAGAAACCACTCCCTCCAGACACTGCAGAGGAGGGACCCCCACGTACAACTGGCCAGGGGATACCACCTTCTGTCCCAGGGCTGGAACAAGAAGAGCTTataatgaaggagagagaggttgTCCCAGACATCCCTGAAGAACAAGGTGGCAAGGATAGAGGCCCAGACTCAGGGgctgagacagaggaagagaaagatacCTGGGAGGAAAAGAAGCCAAAGGAAGCAGAGGTGCTCCCTGATAGAACAGAAGCTAGAGAGGAAAGTGAACCCGAGGTAAAGGAGGATGTGATAGAGAAAGCTGAGTTAGAAGAAATGGAGGAGTTGCACCCTtcagatgaggaggaagaggaagagacgaAGGCTGAAGATTTTTACCAAAAACATATGCAGGAAGCCTTGAAGGCAACTCCAAGGGGCAGGGAGGCCCTTGGGGGCCGGGAGGTAGGACTCCAGGGCAAGGCTCCTGAAAAGGAGACCTCATCATTCCTAAGCAGTCTGGCCACACCTGCAGGAGCCACTGAGCATGTCTCTTACATCCAGGATGAAACAATCCCTGGCTACTCAGAGACAGAGCAGACCATCTCAGATGAGGAGATTCATGATGAGCCAGAGGAGCGCCCAGCTCCGCCTAGATTTCCTACAAGTACATATGACCTCCCTGGGCCTGATGGTCCTGGCCCCTTTGAGGCTAGCCAGCCTACGGACAGTGCTGTTCCTGCCACCTCCAGCAAAGGCTATGGAGCACCAGAGACTGAACTCACCTACCCCCCCAACATGGTGGCTGCCCCTTTGGCTGAAGAGGAACACGTGTCCTCGGCCACCTCAATCACTGAGTGCGACAAGCTTTCTTCCTTTGCCACATCTGTGGCTGAAGATCAGTCTGTGGCTTCACTCACAGCTCCCCAGACAGAGGAGACAGGCAAGAGCTCCTTGCTGCTTGACACAGTCACAAGCATCCCCTCATCCCGCACTGAAGCCACTCAGGGCTTGGATTATGTGCCATCAGCTGGTACTATCTCACCCACCTCCTCACTGGAAGAAGACAAAGGCTTCAAATCACCACCCTGTGAGGATTTCTCTGTGACTGGGGAgtcagagaagaaaggagagattcTAGGGAGAGGCTTGCCTGGAGAGAAAGCcgtggaagaggaagaggaggagaccaCAAATGTAGAGATGTCTGAGAAACTTCCCAGTCAATATGGAGCCCCAATATTTGGTGCCCCTGGGCATACTCTACATCCAGGGGAACCAGTCCTTGGAGAAGCAGAGGAACGCTGCCTCAGCCCAGATGATAGCACAGTGAAGATGGCCTCGCCTCCACCATCTGGCCCACCAAGTGCCACCCACACACCCTTTCATCAGTCCCCAGTGGAAGAAAAGTCTGAGCCCCAAGACTTTcaggaagcaggctcctgggaagGAACTAGATGTACACTAGGTGTGGGTAAGGAAGATGCTACAGAGCAGATAGTTAAGCCAGGGCCTAAAGAGGTCACACTAGTGGAGGAGGTTAAGATAcctcctcccaggagcccccatgCCCAGGAAGCACCTGTCAGCATTGTTGGGGGACATACAGGCTGTACTATCCAACTGTTGCCAGAACAGGACAAAGCAATAGTCTTTGAGACTGTGGAGGCAGGAGAGCCCACAGGCCCAATTCTGGGAACAGAAGTCCTTCCCAGAGATTTGAGAACATCACTGCAAGAACCTGGTGAAACTCAGAAAGGTGAGGTGCTCCAATTTCCTGACCAAAGCCTCTCCCCTGAAGATGCAGAGTCCGTGTCTGTACTCAGTGTGGTCTCTCCAGACACAGGCAACCAAGAAGCCACCCCCAGGTCTGCCTGTGGCCTGACAGAGCAGCACCTACACAAAGGCCTTTGGCCAGAGGTATCTCCAGAAGACACCCAGTCACTTTCTCTCTCAGAAGAGAGTCCCAGCAAGGAGACCTCTCTGGATATCTCTTCTAAGCAGCTCTCTCCAGAAAGCCTTGGCACCCTCCAGTTTGGGGAACTAAgccttggaaaggaagaaaaggggccTCTGATGCAGGCTGAGGACATCTCTCACCACCTAGTGCCTGCATCTATTCCAGAACCCTGTGCAGCCACAGTGTTGCCTCCCACAGATGAGACCACTGCTTTGGCAGGCATCACAGATCATAGCCCTGATGGAAAATTACCCACCCGCCCCCCCTTCTTTCATTCTACATTGTTGGGAGATGGGAAGCACTCTCCTGGTGTGATCACAAGCCCTGGTGAGCACATTCTGACACCTGATAGCTCCCTCACCAAGAGTTCTGAATCTTTGCCAAGCCCTGCCATGGAGGGCATTGCCATGGAGTGGGAAAGTAAAGCTCCAGAGTTGAAAGACAGAACACCAGACCAGAGGGACAAGGCACCTGAACCAAAAGATGAAGTCTTACAGCAGGACAAAACTCTGGAGCAGAAGGATATTTTTGTAGAGCAAAAGGATACGACCATTGGTCAGAAAGATAAGGctctggaagaaaagaacaagGCCATAGAACAGCAGGATAAGGCtttagaacaaaaaggcagagacttagaacAAAGGGACACAGTCCTCCTGGAACAGAAAGACAAGGCCCTGGAACTAAAAGATGAACACTTAGAACAAAAAGACAAGGTTCTGGCAGAGGAGGACAagatcccagaagaaaaagatgaaacttTAGAACAAAAAGTCAGAGATATTGAATACAAAGATAAGACTCCAGAGGACAAGGTCCCTGAACTGAAGGGCAAGGCCTTAGGACAGACAGATGAAGTCCTTGAACAAAAGGACAAGGCTCATGCACTGAAGGATAAGACTTTAGAACAAAAAGACACAGACTTGGAACAAAAAGGCAAGGCTCAAGGACAGGAGGATGAGGCCTTGGAAAAGAAGGATGAGGCCTTAGAACAAAAATACTGGGCCTTAGGACAGAAAGATGAAGCCCTGGAACCAAACATTAAGGCTGTTGAACAGAAAGATAAAGCTTTGGAGGACAAGGACAAAACTCAGGAGCaggagagcccagtgcaggaggATAAAACCATGAAACCAAAGGAGAAGGTCCTAGAggaaaaatctccagaaaaagCTGAGGCTGTCCAACAGAAGGAAGAAGCTGTGCTAGAGAAGACCAAAGCTCTGGGTCTAGAAGAGAGCCCAGCGCAGGACAAGGTCCAGGATCAGGAAGAGAAGTACTGGAAGGAGCAGGGTGTGGTCCAGGAGTGGCAAGAAACCTCTCCGTCCAGAGGGGAGCCAGCTGGAGAACAGAAAGAGCCTGCCCAGACATGGGAGGACACATCTCCTGAGCAGGAGGACAGGTactggaggagcagagaggatgTGGGCCTGGAACAGGACACGTACTGGAGGGACCTGAGCTGTGAGCGCAAGGTCTGGTTTCCTCATGAGTTGGATGGCCAGGGTGCCCGGCCACGGTACACAGAAGAGCGGGAGAGCACTTTCCTTGATGAAGGACCAGATGATGAACAAGAAGTGCCCCCATTGGAGCACACGCCCCAGAGCCCCTGGGTCTCAGACTTCAAGGGTTTCCAGGAGCCCTCACCACAGAAGGGGCTGGAAGTGGAGCGCTGGCTTGCTGAGTCACCAGTTGGGCTGCCACCAGAGGAAGAGGACAAGCTGACCCGCTCCCCTTTTGAGATCAtctctcctccagcctccccacCTGAGATGGTTGGACAGAGGGTTTCTCCAGCCCCGGGACAAGAAAGCCCTATCGCAGAGTCTGAGCCCATGCCATCCATGAGGACTGAACCCGCCACCCCCTCGTGGCTGGCTGACATCCCACCATGGGTACCCAAGGACAGACCCCTGCCCCCTGtacccctctccccagctccagctcctcccACACCTGCCCCAGAACCACACACTCCTGCGCCCTTCTCCTGGGGCACAAATGAGTATGACAGTGTGGTGGCTGCAGTGCAGGAGGCAGCAGCTGAGTTGGAAGGTGGGCCATATTCTCCCTTGGGGAAGGACTACCGCAAGGctgaaggggaaagggaggaagaaggtgGAGCTGGAGTTCCTGGCAGCAGCCCTCAAAGCTCCAAGGTCCCAGAAGCCATCGAGAGCCATGCCACCAAGGAGCCTGAGCAGATGGAGCCTGAGCAGAGAGAACCCACACCCTATCCTGATGAGAGAAGTTTTCAGTATGCAGACATCTATGAGCAGATGATGCTTACTGGGCTTGGCCCTGCATGCCCCACTAGAGAGCCTCCACTTGGAGCAGCTGGGGATTGGCCCCCACGCATCTCAGCCAAGGAGGAGGCTGCTGGCCGAAACCCATCTGCAGAGAAGGAACTTTCATCCCCTGTCTCGCCCAAGAGTCTCCAATCTGACACTCCAACCTTTAGCTATGCAGCACTGGCAGGACCCACTTTACCCCCCAGGCAGGAGCCTGAGCCAGGgccaagtgtggagcccagccTTACCCCACCTGCAGTGCCCCCCCGTGTTCCTATCCCCCTGAGCAAAGGCCCAAGCCCCCCTCTGAATGGTAATATCCTGAGCTGTAGCCCAGATAGGAGAACCCCATCTCCCAAGGAGTCAGGCCAGGGTCACTGGGATGACAGCACTAGTGACTCAGAGCTGGAGAAGGGAGCTCGGGAACAGCCAGAGAAAGAGCCCCAGTCCCCAAGTCCCCCTCACCCCATTTCTGCAGGGCCCCCCACATTGTGGCCTGAAAGTGAGGCACATGCCAGCCCTACCTTGGACTCACACCTGGGTCCTGCCCGACCCAGCCTGGACTTCCCTGCTTCAGCCTTTGGTTTCTCCTCATTGCAGCCAGCTCCCCCACAGCTGCCCTCTCCTGCTGAACCCCGCTCGGCACCCTGTGGCTCCCTCGCCTTCTCTGGGGACAgagctctggctctggctccaggGCCCCCCACCAGAGTCCGGCATGATGAGTACCTAGAAGTGACCAAGGCCCCCAGCCTGGACTCTTCACTGCCCCAGCTCCCATCACCCAGCTCTCCTGGGGCCCCTCTCCTCTCTAGTCTGCCACGACCTGCTTCACCAGTCCTGTCTGAAGGCTCCTCCTCTGAAGCCACCACACCTGTGATTTCAAGTGTGGCTGAACACTTCCCTCCTGGCCTGGAGGCTGCAGAACGGGGCTCTGGAGAGCTGGTACCAGGAATGGAACCAGCTGCCCACAGCCTCTGGGACGTCACTCCTCTGAGCCCAGCACCTCCAGCTTCACTGGACTtggccccagctccagctccaagcTTGCCTGGAGACGTGGATGATAGCACTCTGCCCTGTCGCCTGGAATGCACAGGAGCCCCCACCAAGATGCCAAGCCCTTCCCAGAGTCCCTCTGCGGATTGTGCTACCAATGGCCCTGAAACCAGCCCTaaacccccaggccctgccctggccaaggctgaggaagaagcagttGAGACCTGCCCTGCCTGGGAACGTGGGGACTGGCCTGAGGGAGCCGAGAGGAGTTCCCGGCCTGACACACTGCTTTCCCCTGAGCAGCCACTGTGCCCAGGAGGGGCTTCTGGAGGCCAACCCAGAAGTGTCTCCCCTGAGACTGAGGCTGGGCCCCAAGGATGTGCTGCTGAGCCCCGGCCCCACCCTGAGGAACTCTCCCCATCCTTTCTGAACCCACCTCTGTCCCGATCCACAGATGAAGGTGACCTCTCAACTGAAGAAGCTCGGCTAATTGGGAAAGGGGGGCGGCGCCGGGCAGGGGGCCCAGGGACCACAGGGGGTCCATGCCCTGTGGCTGATGAGACACCTCCAACATCAGCCAGTGACTCAGGCTCCTCACAATCAGATTCTGATGTTCCACCAGAAACTGAGGAGTGTCCATCCATCACAGCTGAGGCAGCCCTCGACTCAGATGAAGATGGGGACTTCCTGCCTGTGGACAAAGCTGGGGGGGTCAGTGGAACTCACCATCCCAGGCCTGGCCATGACCCACCCCCTATCCCTCAACCAGACCCTCGCCCATCCCCTCCTCGCCCTGATGTGTGCATGGCTGACCCTGAGGGGCTCAGTTCAGAATCTGGAAGGGTAGAAAAGCTACGGGAGAAGGAGAAGGCACAGGGGAGAGTAGGGCGCAGGGCCCCTAGCAGAGCCAAGCCAGCATCTCCTGCCCGGCGTCTGGATCTTCGGGGAAAACGCTCACCCACTCCTGGTAAAGGGCCTGCAGATCGCGCATCCCGGGTCCCACCCCGACCACGCAGCACTCCAAGCCAGGTCACcccagcagaagaaaaggatGGACACAGCCCTATGTCCAAAGGCCTAGTCAATGGACTCAAAACAGGACCAG CAGCCTTGGGTTCCAAGGGCGGCTCTGGCCCTCCTGTATACGTGGATCTCGCCTATATCCCGAATCATTGCAGTGGCAAGACTGCTGACCTTGACTTCTTTCGTCGAGTGCGTGCATCCTACTATGTGGTCAGTGGGAATGACCCTGTCAATGGCGAGCCGAGCCGGGCTGTGCTGGATGCACTGCTGGAGGGCAAGGCCCAGTGGGGGGAGAATCTTCAG GTGACTCTAATCCCTACTCATGACACAGAGGTGACTCGTGAGTGGTACCAGCAGACTCATGAGCAGCAGCAACAACTGAACGTCCTAGTCCTGGCCAGCAGCAGCACCGTGGTCATGCAGGATGAGTCCTTCCCAGCCTGCAAGATTGAGTTCTGA